From the genome of Palaemon carinicauda isolate YSFRI2023 chromosome 6, ASM3689809v2, whole genome shotgun sequence, one region includes:
- the LOC137642483 gene encoding calcium-independent phospholipase A2-gamma-like, giving the protein MASGSSLTQWRILAGLRDYIQRVTPVLGAAVPKEAPKVFETSESFQSQVDPLSRLQCTGNQTQNSGTENKEVVNVEDTPTGNVTEIQRVFGAFSSYIPLYFSQIRLHFAKNNEIPVEKKSIPKWKVQKGRVSKSSVDARTRFLVKGIGDHLTEAGRLRKIDSLCKHLRDYPQAKGVAVKQGGISKLLKILDKTEDRHVEYEAREALALLGYTPPVSGRGIRLLTIDGGGVRGLVAIEILRRIEEESGQPIHELFDYICGVSTGAILAVLIGAHQQSIDECEKLYRKLSTQIFTQTTFQGAKGLFMKSSYYDSDVWTSILKENMGEISLIETAREAEACKFCLVATSANTNKVQAYLFRNYNLPYRVSSHYQGSSQPHLWEAVRASAAAPGYFSEFKIGDLIFLDGGIFVNNPTAIALHEAKQLWPDADLQCVLSVGTGRHEPIAMINDSTFNWATRIRTVVNSATDTEGVHTTLHDLLPGNVYFRFNPYLSDEIGLDEIGEDRLSMMMEDTNLYLRKNELKIQEAVRALTKTKNPLDKAKDWVDYKRQIWTVI; this is encoded by the exons ATGGCTAGTGGTAGCAGCCTCACCCAATGGCGAATACTTGCCGGCCTTCGTGATTACATTCAGAGAGTTACACCTGTATTAGGTGCTGCTGTTCCCAAAGAAGCTCCAAAAGTTTTTGAAACATCTGAATCATTTCAATCTCAGGTGGATCCTCTTAGCAGGTTACAATGTACAGGAAACCAAACTCAAAACTCAGGAACTGAAAATAAGGAAGTTGTGAATGTGGAAG acacTCCTACTGGGAACGTCACAGAAATACAGAGAGTTTTTGGTGCATTTAGTTCGTATATTCCCTTATATTTCTCACAAATACGTCTCCATTTTGCTAAGAATAATGAAATCCCCGTTGAAAAGAAGAGCATTCCCAAGTGGAAAGTACAAAAAGGCAGAGTTTCTAAG TCTAGTGTAGATGCTAGAACACGGTTCTTGGTTAAAGGTATTGGGGACCACCTAACTGAAGCCGGCAGGTTAAGAAAAATCGATTCTCTATGTAAACATCTACGGGACTATCCGCAGGCAAAAGGTGTAGCTGTaaag cAAGGGGGCATATCGAAACTGCTAAAAATACTAGACAAAACTGAGGATCGGCATGTCGAGTATGAAGCACGAGAGGCGCTGGCCTTGTTAGGGTACACTCCACCTGTTTCTGGTCGTGGTATACGACTGCTTACGATAGACGGAGGTGGGGTAAG GGGATTAGTAGCTATAGAAATACTTAGAAGAATAGAAGAAGAGTCAGGACAGCCAATTCACGAGCTTTTTGACTATATCTGTGGTGTGTCAACAGGGGCCATTCTTGCTGTTTTAATTG GTGCTCATCAACAATCAATAGATGAATGTGAAAAATTATATCGCAAGTTAAGCACACAGATATTTACACAGACAACGTTTCAAGGGGCCAAAGGGCTTTTTATGAAGAGTTCTTACTACGATTCTGATGTCTGGACAAGTATTCTCAAAGAAAATATGGGAGAAATATCTCTTATTGAGACTGCCAGGGAGGCTGAGGCCTGTAAG TTTTGCCTAGTTGCAACCTCAGCCAACACAAACAAAGTACAAGCTTACCTATTTCGTAATTACAACCTTCCGTATCGAGTCTCCAGCCATTATCAGGGTTCGTCACAACCTCATTTATGGGAAGCGGTTAGAGCATCGGCTGCTGCACCGGGTTATTTTTCAGAATTCAAAATTGGGGATCTTATTTTTTTG GATGGAGGCATATTTGTGAACAATCCTACTGCCATAGCACTACATGAAGCCAAGCAGTTATGGCCTGATGCAGATTTGCAGTGTGTACTTTCTGTTGGCACTGGGCGCCACGAACCAATTGCAATGATAAATGATTCTACTTTTAATTGGGCCACTCGAATTAGAACAGTGGTTAATAGTGCTACAGATACTGAAG GTGTTCACACAACCTTGCATGACCTGTTACCAGGGAATGTGTATTTCCGTTTCAATCCATATCTCAGTGATGAgattggacttgatgagataggagAAGATCGATTATCAATGATGATGGAAGACACAAATCTATACCTCCGCAAGAATGAACTCAAGATTCAAGAAGCTGTTCGTGCATTAACTAAAACAAAAAATCCTTTGGATAAGGCAAAAGATTGGGTTGATTATAAACGTCAAATATGGACTGTGATCTAG